A region from the Arthrobacter roseus genome encodes:
- the sepH gene encoding septation protein SepH, whose product MSSNSGRVSDRKFIILAEGSMQELRLVGVQENGGHLLLSGEGSETYSLPINEALRMAASHQSAQRSAPSRVPGDQATMSPRDIQARIRAGATAADVAAESGGDMAHILRYEGPVLAERNYIAEQAQRVEVAGPLPSNDGYRSVFGDTPARLVDMVEHRLRSFGVNQDDVRWDAWRGRDGVWEVTAQFDLPETPVDVGEAPPARWTFVPARKAIANANRWAQILSELEPLDGPLPARRLSAVADRPFDFETDAGKEAAQEPLIADHSAEPDELLETLRSRRGQRIGADEDGDDALALLLSRGSIPAAHPRTDEDAEDSGNDSSADHEAETSPVAEGPSRRFTSLTLAPSLPTDGSGLPQLHDGVSSSTHEIVIPASDVHRDYLRTVPEPERQEKASAEPEAAVVEPPDRKNVKPKRSSVPSWDEIVFGTKGD is encoded by the coding sequence TTGTCCTCCAACAGTGGCAGAGTTTCGGATAGGAAATTCATCATTCTGGCGGAGGGTTCTATGCAGGAGCTACGGCTGGTAGGTGTCCAGGAAAACGGTGGGCACCTGCTATTGAGCGGAGAAGGAAGCGAAACCTACAGTTTGCCGATCAACGAGGCCTTGAGAATGGCCGCGTCGCATCAGAGCGCACAACGGTCGGCTCCGTCTCGGGTACCCGGCGACCAGGCCACCATGAGTCCTCGCGATATCCAAGCACGTATTCGTGCCGGGGCTACTGCAGCGGACGTAGCAGCCGAATCCGGTGGCGATATGGCGCATATTCTGCGATATGAGGGACCGGTCCTTGCAGAACGGAATTACATCGCCGAGCAGGCGCAGAGGGTCGAGGTTGCGGGACCGCTGCCCTCCAATGACGGTTACCGCTCAGTCTTCGGTGACACCCCCGCCAGGCTCGTAGACATGGTGGAGCACCGCCTGCGTTCTTTTGGAGTGAACCAGGACGATGTTCGCTGGGATGCCTGGCGCGGACGGGATGGCGTTTGGGAAGTCACTGCACAGTTCGACCTGCCTGAAACCCCTGTTGACGTGGGCGAGGCACCACCGGCACGATGGACATTCGTTCCCGCACGTAAAGCCATCGCGAACGCCAATCGCTGGGCGCAGATCCTCAGTGAGCTGGAGCCTCTGGACGGCCCTCTCCCAGCCCGGCGGCTCAGCGCAGTCGCCGACCGCCCCTTTGATTTCGAGACAGACGCAGGGAAGGAAGCGGCACAAGAGCCCCTTATCGCAGACCACAGCGCTGAGCCCGATGAACTTCTTGAGACCCTGCGCTCACGGCGTGGACAACGCATTGGGGCGGACGAAGACGGCGATGACGCTCTGGCACTCCTCCTTAGCAGGGGAAGTATCCCAGCAGCACACCCGCGGACGGACGAAGATGCCGAGGACTCCGGCAACGACAGTTCGGCTGACCACGAAGCGGAGACGTCGCCCGTTGCCGAAGGCCCGTCTCGACGCTTCACGTCGTTGACTCTGGCCCCGTCCCTCCCGACCGATGGCAGCGGCCTTCCACAACTGCACGACGGCGTCAGTTCATCTACGCACGAGATCGTCATCCCGGCTAGCGATGTTCACCGCGATTACCTTCGGACCGTCCCTGAGCCCGAACGGCAGGAGAAGGCCAGCGCAGAACCGGAGGCTGCGGTGGTAGAACCTCCTGACCGCAAGAATGTCAAGCCAAAGAGGTCCTCCGTGCCCAGCTGGGATGAAATCGTTTTTGGCACCAAGGGTGACTAG
- a CDS encoding potassium channel family protein gives MAHFVIMGCGRVGATLAHTLEDSGHSVAIIDQNERAFNRLRASFCGQTVTGVGFDRDTLREADIVNAYAFAAVSSGDNSNILATRVARETFHVPHVVARIYDPGRAEIYQRLGIPTVAAVRWSADQVLRRILPEQSINGDFRESSGRLILGELSLHEGWVGSTLSDIETSAGVRVAYLTRFGEGVLPGHGTSYQQGDVVHAMMRVAATDDVTRVLSQAPAKESE, from the coding sequence ATGGCACATTTTGTGATCATGGGTTGTGGTCGCGTGGGCGCCACACTGGCGCACACTCTGGAGGATTCTGGCCATTCCGTTGCCATCATCGACCAGAATGAACGCGCATTCAACCGACTCCGGGCATCATTTTGCGGCCAGACGGTTACAGGCGTGGGTTTTGACCGGGATACTCTGCGTGAGGCAGACATAGTCAACGCCTACGCATTCGCGGCCGTGTCCAGCGGCGATAATTCGAATATTCTCGCCACACGTGTCGCCAGAGAAACCTTTCACGTTCCGCACGTTGTCGCTCGCATCTACGATCCCGGCCGGGCCGAAATCTACCAGCGGCTGGGCATTCCGACCGTCGCGGCGGTTCGGTGGAGCGCCGATCAGGTGCTGCGTCGCATTCTGCCGGAGCAGAGTATCAACGGAGATTTCCGTGAATCCTCTGGCCGTCTCATTCTGGGCGAGTTATCCCTCCACGAGGGCTGGGTGGGTAGCACGCTCTCGGATATCGAGACGTCCGCCGGCGTCCGTGTGGCCTACCTGACCCGCTTCGGCGAAGGCGTTCTTCCCGGCCATGGCACCAGCTACCAACAAGGTGATGTAGTGCATGCGATGATGCGGGTTGCGGCAACAGACGACGTAACCCGTGTCCTGTCGCAGGCGCCCGCGAAGGAGTCAGAGTGA
- a CDS encoding bifunctional GNAT family N-acetyltransferase/acetate--CoA ligase family protein has protein sequence MANHGQYPQHWEADVVLRDGGTAHLRPIAPADEEAVQRFHVAQSETSIYLRFFTYKSRLTVKELQRFTRVDYTTRVAFVITMGDEIIGIGRYDRLQDSSEAEVAFNIADKHQGRGLGSILLEHLAAAARENGIRRFSAEVLPENRKMIMVFADAGYEVSRHFDDGVVMLAFSIDPTERSLAVMESREHRAEARSVADLLSPSSVAVIGASRQWGTVGYSILEHIIEGGFEGEIYGVNRDALEIAGMKGYASISDLPGPVQLAVIAVPYGEVSDVVRECGIAGVKGLLIATAGFADNADDGTALQRALVREARSNGMRVIGPASLGLINTNPKVSLNASMAPQLPLRGGLALFSQSAAIGVLLYSAASRRSLGLSSTISSGNRADVSGNDAMQYWEDDTDTKVAGLYLESIGNPRKFSRIARRLAQTKPVIVAKSDVMGLQLPPGHAVRVTQAPQGALDAMLRQTGVIRVTTSAQLMDVAQICATQPLPVGNGVAILSNSLALGKVVADSAASHGLRIAQLSAALDLSEGMSPALELLESTLGGALARDSVHTAVVALLPSPGLSIETLAQCLWDVGLQYGKPVISAFSGILDPTIQAEGILPVNVAGGETTQSGLPSFSSPGDAVGALASVVGYAEWSNRDHGTFVRPDGLNADGASARLEELTAGVEDAALFQLDTHQCAEILGFYGIRVLPSASFDSLDEAVDRAEELGWPVALKTMDLRLRQRLDLGGVRLGIAGPESLRRSIASMEEVLKPYGHQHMELQSMAPEGQACTIRAIEDPLLGPVLSYGMSGDAVDLLDDWGHGIPPLTDVDVSELVRAPRASRRLFGYAGLPASDTDALEELIARTAALKDDHPEIALLEFRPVLVSTSGLTVLSADIHVGNPRQRTDSARRAMRD, from the coding sequence ATGGCGAACCACGGACAATACCCCCAACACTGGGAAGCGGATGTCGTGTTGCGGGACGGCGGCACTGCTCATCTGCGACCAATTGCCCCCGCGGATGAAGAGGCAGTTCAGCGGTTCCATGTCGCTCAGTCTGAAACGTCGATATACCTGCGCTTCTTCACCTACAAGTCGCGGCTGACGGTGAAGGAACTCCAAAGATTCACGCGCGTCGATTACACAACCCGAGTTGCCTTCGTTATTACGATGGGCGACGAAATCATCGGCATCGGCCGCTACGACCGGCTCCAGGATTCCTCCGAGGCGGAGGTAGCGTTCAACATTGCGGATAAACACCAGGGGCGCGGGCTCGGCTCGATCCTGCTTGAGCATCTCGCGGCCGCCGCCCGCGAGAACGGCATCCGTCGCTTCTCAGCAGAGGTGCTCCCGGAAAACCGCAAAATGATCATGGTATTCGCCGACGCAGGTTATGAGGTCTCCCGTCATTTCGACGACGGCGTTGTCATGCTGGCGTTCAGCATAGATCCAACGGAGCGTTCCCTGGCAGTTATGGAGTCTCGTGAGCACCGGGCCGAAGCGAGAAGTGTCGCTGACCTCCTGTCGCCGTCATCCGTTGCCGTCATTGGGGCCAGTAGGCAGTGGGGCACCGTCGGGTACAGCATTCTTGAGCACATCATTGAAGGCGGATTCGAGGGCGAAATCTACGGGGTGAACCGGGACGCCCTGGAGATCGCGGGGATGAAGGGCTACGCCAGTATTTCTGACCTACCTGGACCAGTTCAGCTTGCCGTCATAGCCGTACCGTACGGTGAGGTTTCGGACGTTGTGCGTGAATGTGGAATCGCCGGTGTCAAGGGTCTGCTGATCGCTACCGCCGGGTTTGCGGATAATGCCGACGATGGCACAGCCCTGCAGCGAGCGTTGGTGCGCGAAGCTCGCTCCAACGGCATGCGGGTCATCGGGCCGGCATCGCTTGGACTGATCAATACCAATCCGAAAGTAAGCCTCAACGCATCCATGGCGCCACAGCTGCCGCTGCGCGGCGGCTTGGCCCTGTTCAGCCAGTCGGCTGCGATTGGGGTTCTGCTGTACTCAGCTGCCAGCAGGCGCTCGCTGGGACTGTCCTCTACGATTTCCTCCGGAAACCGTGCGGATGTCTCCGGTAATGACGCAATGCAGTATTGGGAGGACGACACCGACACCAAAGTGGCTGGCTTGTATCTTGAATCGATAGGGAACCCCCGGAAATTCTCACGCATTGCCCGCCGACTGGCGCAGACCAAGCCGGTCATCGTCGCCAAATCTGATGTTATGGGACTCCAGCTTCCGCCGGGGCATGCAGTGCGCGTGACGCAGGCTCCGCAAGGTGCCCTCGACGCGATGCTCCGACAGACGGGTGTCATTCGCGTGACAACCAGTGCGCAACTGATGGATGTTGCCCAGATTTGTGCAACACAGCCGCTTCCTGTAGGCAATGGTGTCGCCATCCTTTCCAACTCCCTTGCACTCGGCAAGGTTGTGGCCGACAGCGCCGCCTCCCACGGGCTTCGGATTGCCCAACTCAGCGCGGCACTGGACCTCAGCGAAGGCATGAGTCCTGCCCTTGAACTGCTCGAGAGCACCCTCGGTGGAGCGCTTGCCAGGGACAGTGTCCACACTGCCGTCGTCGCACTGCTGCCATCACCGGGTCTGAGCATCGAAACGCTGGCGCAGTGCCTCTGGGACGTCGGCCTCCAGTATGGCAAACCGGTCATCTCCGCTTTCAGTGGGATTCTGGATCCGACTATCCAGGCGGAGGGGATCCTGCCCGTGAACGTCGCTGGCGGGGAAACCACTCAATCTGGCCTGCCCTCGTTCTCAAGTCCCGGCGACGCCGTTGGCGCACTGGCCTCAGTGGTCGGATACGCCGAATGGTCCAACCGGGATCACGGGACGTTCGTCCGCCCTGACGGGCTGAACGCAGACGGTGCCAGTGCCCGGTTGGAGGAGCTGACCGCGGGAGTCGAAGACGCAGCACTATTCCAGCTCGATACGCACCAGTGTGCGGAAATTCTTGGCTTTTATGGTATTCGGGTCCTCCCGTCGGCGAGCTTTGATTCACTGGACGAGGCCGTTGACCGCGCGGAGGAGTTGGGTTGGCCGGTTGCACTAAAAACGATGGACTTGAGACTGCGGCAGAGGCTGGACCTCGGTGGTGTTCGGCTCGGTATCGCCGGTCCGGAATCGCTGCGCAGGAGCATAGCCAGCATGGAGGAGGTGCTCAAGCCTTACGGCCACCAGCACATGGAGTTGCAGTCCATGGCGCCAGAGGGACAGGCGTGTACCATTCGTGCCATTGAAGATCCACTGCTTGGCCCCGTCCTGTCCTATGGAATGTCCGGCGACGCCGTGGACCTTCTCGACGATTGGGGACATGGCATTCCGCCGTTGACTGACGTCGACGTCAGCGAGCTGGTTCGTGCCCCGCGAGCCTCCCGCCGTCTTTTCGGATATGCCGGGCTTCCGGCATCGGACACTGATGCCCTGGAAGAACTGATCGCCCGGACGGCCGCGCTCAAGGACGACCACCCCGAGATAGCGCTGCTGGAGTTTCGGCCAGTTCTGGTATCTACATCCGGTCTCACCGTCCTCAGCGCCGATATTCACGTGGGTAATCCACGGCAGCGCACGGACAGTGCGCGCCGTGCCATGCGGGACTAG
- a CDS encoding DUF4193 domain-containing protein — MATDYDAPRKTDDELSEDSIEELKTRRTDKQSAVVDEDETEAADGYELPGADLSGEELLVRVLPAQEDEFTCASCFLVRHRSQIAKEKGGMVYCKDCEG; from the coding sequence ATGGCGACTGATTACGATGCGCCGCGCAAAACCGACGACGAACTCAGCGAAGACTCCATTGAAGAGCTGAAGACGCGGCGGACAGACAAGCAGTCTGCCGTGGTCGATGAGGACGAAACGGAAGCCGCCGACGGCTACGAACTCCCCGGAGCGGACCTATCCGGTGAAGAGCTTCTGGTCCGGGTTCTTCCAGCACAGGAGGACGAGTTCACTTGTGCCTCGTGCTTCCTTGTTCGGCACCGTTCGCAGATTGCGAAGGAAAAGGGCGGAATGGTTTACTGCAAGGACTGCGAGGGCTGA
- a CDS encoding DUF3710 domain-containing protein translates to MAFGRRKTRTNQDAVDNVAESSENHSEKASTGPFDEEAHPSAEGYVDLGAIRIAAREGLQLRLEVEESTKRVVAVTLDLNGSSLQLQAFAAPKSEGLWGEIREQISESVGTQGGGVDAVDGTFGTELVAKLPVQAPDGTAGYRVARFVGVDGPRWFLRGVFGGSAAVDREAAAGLEEVFRNIVVVRGDVPMPPRDLLPLRLPQDASGAAAAAQSPGLDEVKRGPEVTKIG, encoded by the coding sequence ATGGCTTTTGGGCGCCGCAAGACCAGGACGAATCAAGACGCCGTGGACAACGTCGCAGAGTCCAGCGAGAACCATTCAGAAAAAGCTTCCACGGGCCCTTTCGACGAAGAGGCTCATCCTTCCGCCGAAGGGTACGTGGATCTCGGCGCAATCCGCATTGCAGCCCGTGAAGGACTGCAGCTTAGGCTCGAAGTAGAAGAAAGCACCAAGCGCGTCGTTGCTGTCACCCTCGACCTCAACGGATCAAGTCTGCAACTTCAGGCTTTCGCCGCTCCCAAGAGTGAAGGCCTATGGGGCGAAATCCGCGAGCAGATCTCCGAATCTGTTGGCACCCAGGGAGGCGGCGTGGATGCCGTCGACGGTACGTTCGGTACTGAACTCGTCGCTAAACTTCCAGTCCAGGCGCCGGACGGTACCGCAGGGTATCGAGTAGCCCGCTTTGTCGGCGTTGACGGCCCTCGATGGTTCCTCCGAGGCGTTTTCGGCGGCTCGGCGGCTGTGGACCGCGAGGCCGCCGCCGGGCTGGAGGAAGTGTTCCGCAACATCGTTGTCGTGCGCGGGGATGTACCCATGCCTCCACGAGATTTACTTCCTCTTCGGCTTCCGCAGGACGCTTCCGGTGCAGCAGCGGCAGCGCAAAGCCCTGGGCTGGACGAAGTCAAGCGTGGCCCGGAAGTCACCAAGATTGGCTGA
- a CDS encoding DUF3159 domain-containing protein — MNEPRPESSKDSSRAEPCGADPDRTTEGVLARAAAVKNADGQIDVLKTIGGYQGLAESIVPALVFSVVFTVGRDLPWSLAAAIVSAMAFTIVRLVQKSSITQALVGIAGVAICAVVAMRSGDPNDYFLPGFFVNGGYILAMILSIAIKWPVAGLLFGFIRGEGTQWRTNVRRRRAYATATWIVIGVLALRLSVQLPLYAAGQFVELATARIVMGLPLYALGLWFAWLVSRSPEDVPQDQQTEDEDLS; from the coding sequence GTGAACGAGCCGAGGCCAGAATCATCGAAAGATTCCTCGCGAGCCGAACCCTGTGGCGCCGATCCCGACCGGACTACCGAGGGGGTCCTGGCTCGGGCTGCGGCAGTAAAAAATGCTGACGGTCAGATCGATGTTCTGAAAACCATTGGAGGTTATCAGGGCCTGGCCGAAAGCATCGTTCCGGCGCTGGTGTTCTCCGTCGTGTTTACCGTGGGGCGGGATCTTCCATGGTCCCTGGCTGCCGCGATTGTCTCCGCGATGGCCTTTACGATCGTTAGGCTGGTTCAGAAGTCGTCAATCACCCAGGCGCTGGTGGGGATCGCTGGCGTCGCCATCTGCGCAGTCGTGGCCATGAGAAGCGGGGACCCCAACGACTACTTCCTCCCCGGGTTCTTCGTGAATGGCGGTTACATCCTGGCGATGATCCTCTCGATTGCGATCAAGTGGCCAGTTGCCGGGCTGTTGTTCGGCTTCATTCGGGGCGAAGGAACACAGTGGCGGACCAATGTTCGGCGGCGACGCGCCTACGCGACCGCCACATGGATTGTGATCGGCGTCCTTGCTCTGCGGTTGAGCGTGCAGTTGCCGCTGTATGCTGCTGGCCAATTTGTGGAACTCGCCACTGCACGAATTGTCATGGGCCTGCCGCTGTATGCATTGGGATTGTGGTTCGCCTGGCTGGTTTCTCGCAGCCCCGAGGACGTCCCTCAGGACCAACAAACAGAGGACGAGGACCTATCCTGA
- a CDS encoding DUF5998 family protein, protein MTSLSAERRDLDAALERSGFYPMLVADVVHDALDGRAPLSHVVQLETHFDRTEVHRHITVLVLTEDMLVVAHVDDQQLDDAGEHVMAQISTESVPVSQIRSVVLSYVYAQPQNYTSTDQARELTLAIAWTGGQRLDMGPAGCADPECDADHGYTGTIAQEDIVLRVSVEADGAEAVENAKFFARSLRKANTGPAGTGHAAAPEAQGSVTGRFSRNRHLR, encoded by the coding sequence ATGACTTCACTTTCCGCCGAACGCCGTGATCTCGATGCCGCTCTGGAACGATCAGGTTTTTACCCCATGCTGGTAGCAGATGTCGTCCATGATGCGTTGGACGGCCGGGCACCGTTGTCGCATGTGGTCCAATTGGAGACGCACTTTGACCGGACGGAGGTCCATCGACACATCACAGTCCTCGTGCTGACCGAGGACATGCTGGTCGTTGCGCACGTCGACGACCAACAACTCGATGATGCCGGAGAGCACGTCATGGCCCAGATCTCCACGGAATCGGTGCCTGTGAGCCAGATTCGATCCGTTGTTCTGAGCTACGTTTATGCACAGCCACAGAATTACACATCCACCGATCAGGCTCGGGAGCTGACACTGGCTATCGCTTGGACTGGAGGTCAGCGGTTGGACATGGGGCCAGCCGGATGTGCAGACCCAGAGTGTGACGCAGACCATGGCTATACAGGAACCATCGCGCAGGAGGACATCGTTCTGCGCGTCAGCGTGGAGGCGGACGGCGCGGAGGCTGTGGAGAACGCCAAGTTCTTTGCGCGGTCTCTACGCAAGGCGAATACCGGACCTGCCGGGACGGGTCATGCGGCGGCGCCAGAGGCCCAGGGGTCCGTTACGGGACGCTTCAGCCGCAACAGGCACCTCCGGTAG
- a CDS encoding alkaline phosphatase family protein, which translates to MVQNHHREPLPPAPEYGHDTIADVLPSCAAVLGVNGYQNSLDLPPAGRICVVLVDGLGKALLRQHGSHAPFLRSTLSNSRTLSAAVPTTTAASLGSFGTGLAPGIHGMTGYDVLDPDQDKVVNLLGGWDANVDPERWQPHDTVLERAASHVRVTTVSLPRFAESAMTRACLRGGEFSPASGVHARVSVALEALRRPGPALVYQYWNELDKAGHRYGCQSVQWLEQLEEIDSAMRRLAAKLPPDTLLLLTADHGMVDIAPEQRFDYSLDASLIDGVRHTAGEPRMVQLFTEPGLDANGMSLLLDAWRQAYGSRAWIISRQEAIASGYFGDVLDSVHGRIGDILIAAREPIALFDGRRVADSAMSVVGQHGSLTRAEREVPLLTLHRPG; encoded by the coding sequence ATGGTTCAGAATCACCATCGGGAACCACTTCCGCCCGCGCCGGAGTACGGTCACGACACCATTGCCGACGTTTTGCCGAGTTGCGCCGCCGTGCTGGGGGTAAACGGTTATCAGAATAGCCTTGATCTCCCACCGGCAGGACGAATCTGCGTGGTTTTGGTGGATGGACTTGGTAAAGCCCTGCTCAGGCAACACGGCAGTCACGCACCGTTCCTGCGCTCGACGCTCTCAAACTCCCGCACACTGTCCGCAGCGGTACCCACCACGACGGCGGCTTCCCTCGGTAGCTTCGGCACGGGGCTTGCTCCGGGAATCCACGGCATGACCGGCTACGACGTCCTTGATCCGGATCAGGACAAAGTGGTGAATTTGCTGGGCGGATGGGACGCAAATGTGGACCCGGAGCGTTGGCAGCCCCACGATACGGTATTGGAGCGTGCAGCCAGCCATGTCCGGGTCACGACCGTGAGTCTGCCCCGTTTCGCTGAGTCGGCCATGACCAGGGCGTGCCTTCGTGGAGGCGAGTTTTCGCCTGCCAGCGGAGTGCACGCCAGAGTTTCTGTTGCGTTGGAAGCGTTGCGCCGGCCCGGCCCGGCCCTTGTTTACCAATACTGGAACGAACTGGACAAGGCGGGCCACCGCTACGGATGCCAATCGGTGCAGTGGTTGGAGCAGCTAGAGGAAATTGACTCGGCTATGCGCCGACTCGCTGCGAAATTGCCGCCCGATACCCTGCTTCTGCTGACAGCTGACCACGGGATGGTCGATATCGCTCCGGAGCAGAGGTTTGATTATTCGCTGGACGCCAGTCTCATTGATGGGGTACGTCATACTGCCGGTGAGCCGCGCATGGTTCAGTTGTTCACAGAACCGGGACTAGATGCGAACGGAATGTCATTGCTCCTTGACGCCTGGCGCCAGGCTTACGGCTCGAGGGCATGGATCATTTCCCGGCAGGAGGCAATTGCGTCCGGGTACTTCGGCGATGTGCTGGACAGTGTCCATGGTCGCATCGGCGATATTTTGATTGCGGCGAGAGAGCCAATCGCGCTCTTTGACGGACGACGAGTCGCAGATTCGGCGATGTCCGTTGTGGGACAACACGGCTCCCTCACCAGAGCGGAGCGCGAAGTCCCGTTACTGACCCTGCACCGTCCCGGATAA
- the dut gene encoding dUTP diphosphatase, with protein sequence MQEGRTTLTVELKLLDEGLEKPSYSHAGDAGADLRSTVDCELLPGERRLIATGVCMSLPFGYVGLIHPRSGLATKHGITIVNAPGTVDAGYRGEIAVTLLNTDGSDTFRISRGDRIAQLIIQKVETADFKIVEELSPSARGSGGFGSTGGFNSD encoded by the coding sequence GTGCAAGAAGGCCGTACAACGTTGACGGTGGAGCTGAAGCTCCTCGATGAAGGCTTGGAAAAGCCTTCATACTCCCACGCGGGCGACGCCGGAGCGGACTTGCGGAGCACAGTGGACTGTGAATTGTTACCCGGTGAACGCCGACTCATCGCTACTGGTGTGTGCATGTCGTTGCCCTTCGGGTACGTTGGCCTCATCCACCCACGCTCCGGCCTCGCCACCAAACACGGCATCACCATAGTAAACGCACCGGGAACGGTGGACGCCGGATACAGGGGAGAAATTGCTGTCACTCTTCTCAACACAGATGGCTCCGATACCTTCCGAATTTCCCGTGGAGACAGGATTGCCCAGCTCATCATTCAGAAGGTCGAAACGGCAGACTTTAAGATTGTTGAAGAACTCTCGCCTTCTGCACGCGGAAGCGGCGGTTTTGGCTCTACCGGCGGTTTCAACTCGGATTAA
- a CDS encoding DUF3093 domain-containing protein, producing MSTPDHQSSAYLEPLYEEKLWPALWIWAVAACVAGASVLVFAPINITTGIIAAIVVGIVLAVLLLLSTPRIRVTRMELEVGRARIERRFVGGVEGFLDEAATEQRGTALNALAFQCIRGWISPVVRIEITDEMDRTPYWITSTRHPEKLVSALTSKD from the coding sequence ATGTCGACTCCAGATCACCAATCCTCCGCTTACCTTGAGCCCCTCTATGAAGAAAAGCTCTGGCCAGCCCTCTGGATCTGGGCAGTCGCCGCCTGCGTCGCCGGTGCATCAGTCTTGGTTTTTGCTCCGATCAACATAACAACGGGAATTATTGCCGCCATTGTGGTGGGGATTGTACTGGCTGTCCTGCTTTTGCTCTCCACCCCCAGGATCAGGGTCACTCGGATGGAACTCGAGGTGGGACGTGCACGGATTGAACGACGCTTCGTGGGTGGCGTCGAGGGCTTCTTGGATGAAGCGGCAACCGAGCAGCGAGGCACGGCGCTTAACGCCCTCGCCTTCCAGTGCATCCGTGGTTGGATTTCTCCGGTGGTGCGCATCGAGATAACGGACGAAATGGACAGGACCCCCTACTGGATAACATCGACCCGTCATCCCGAGAAGCTCGTTTCAGCTCTTACGTCGAAAGATTAG
- a CDS encoding NAD-binding protein, whose translation MKVVIAGAGSVGSSIARELMSHGHDILLIDQKPESVIRSGIENARWIIGDACELTTLKDAQLEDADVVVSATGDDKVNLVVSLLAKSEFGVGRTVGRVNNPKNDWMFDDSWGVDVAVNTPRLMTALVEEAVEVGDVVRLLTLQSGVASIVEFTVPLTSAFLGRTLDSITWPADATVVAILRDDQPITPSGDDVIDSGDELFFISTIAAEDELRQLLMGSAED comes from the coding sequence GTGAAAGTTGTTATCGCCGGGGCTGGCAGCGTTGGGTCCTCCATTGCGCGCGAGCTCATGAGCCACGGGCACGACATCCTCCTGATTGACCAGAAACCCGAATCCGTCATCCGCAGCGGCATAGAGAACGCACGCTGGATCATCGGCGACGCCTGCGAACTGACAACGCTCAAGGACGCACAGCTCGAAGACGCAGACGTCGTCGTCTCGGCTACCGGCGATGACAAAGTGAATCTGGTGGTCTCTCTACTGGCGAAGAGCGAATTCGGCGTTGGGAGGACGGTCGGGCGGGTCAACAATCCCAAAAACGACTGGATGTTCGATGATTCGTGGGGCGTGGATGTAGCGGTGAATACGCCCCGGCTCATGACAGCACTCGTAGAAGAGGCCGTAGAGGTCGGAGATGTCGTGAGGCTCTTGACGCTGCAGAGCGGAGTCGCCTCTATCGTGGAGTTCACGGTTCCTTTGACATCGGCGTTCCTTGGCCGGACATTGGATTCGATCACCTGGCCTGCGGACGCCACGGTGGTTGCCATCCTGCGTGACGATCAACCCATCACGCCCAGCGGCGATGACGTTATAGACAGTGGAGACGAGTTGTTTTTCATCTCAACAATCGCGGCCGAAGACGAACTCCGTCAGCTACTCATGGGAAGTGCCGAAGACTGA